Within the Gemmatimonadota bacterium genome, the region CCGGCGTCCATGAACCGCGCGCAGACCTATGATTGGTGGATGCCGGTAATCGTATTGTATCACCATGCTCCAGGTACCGCTCGATTACCACCGGATGCACGTACGATTCTCTGCAGATCGTCGGCGTATTGCCGAGCTCGGCGGCGACGAGTCTGATTGCGGTCGCAACATTCTTCTTTGCTTCGCGCTCCGATTGCGCGGCGCCAATATCCGCGAGCACCGTTGCCGCGCGCAACGTGCCGCCCCAGGTCCTGAAGTCCTTGGCACTGTATGGAAATCCCGCAATCTCCTGGAGGTAGTCGTTGACCTCGCCGGACTCCACGTTGTGCCATGCACTGTCACCGTCCCGATATCGAAACAGCCGCCGGCCGGGAACCTTCAGCAGCGACTCTACGAACCGCGCAAGATCCCGATTCACAACCGTCTTGCGATGTCTGATCGATCGCTTACCTACATAGTCGAAGCTGATTCTGTCGCCGTCCACTGCGACGTGCGACTTGCTGAGCGTCGTCAGACCAAACGTGCCGTTCTCCTTCGCGTATCGATCGTTCCCGATTCGAAAGAAGCCGTCCGCAAGCAAAAGGATCACGGCAGCATGGACTTTCTCGGGAGAGAAATCCTTTCGCCGGAAATCTTCCGACACGCGCCGCCGAATCGCCGGCAGATCGCGCGCCATCTGCCGAACGCGATAATACTTCCGTCGCTGGCCGCGCTTCACCGCATTCGGATGATAGCGGTACTGCTTGCGACCGCGAGCGTCGAAACCCCACGCCTGAATCGCGGCGCGTTCGCTCGCAGCGATATGAACGTCTGTCCACGCGGGCGGGATCGCCAGCGCGTCGATCTGCGCGGCGCGTGCAGCACTCACCGCCTTCCCCGACGACGTCACGTAGCTGAAACGCCCGCGCTTCCTGCCGGTTCTCGAGAGCCAGGTTTGGCGCATGTCCGGCGATCCAAGCAAGAAGGCTGCCTTCCGGGACCGGCGGTCCGGCGGCGCTTATATTCAGCGCATGTCTTCCTATGACTTTATCACCTTTGAAGTCGCCGACCGGATCGCTACGATCACGGTCAACCGCCCCGACAAGCTCAACGCGCTCAACTCCGCTACGATCGCCGAGCTCGGCGCGGCGATCGACGACGCGCGAGTGCGACAGGACGTTGGCGGCGTGATTCTCACCGGCGCCGGACGCGCGTTCATCGCCGGCGCGGACATCAGTGAGCTGCAGGGGCAATCGCCATTCGTGGCGAAAGGCCGTTCTCGCGCCGGCCAGGAAGTTTTTCGCCGCTACGAGATGTGCCCCAAACCCGTCATAGCGGCGGTCAATGGATTCGCATTGGGCGGCGGATGCGAGATCGCCATGGCGTGTCATGTGCGCATCGCATCGGAGCACGCCAAGTTCGGCCAGCCCGAAGTCAAGCTCGGCATCCTTCCCGGTTACGGTGGCACCCAGCGGCTCCCGCGCCTCGTTGGCAAGGGGCGCGCGCTGCAGCTGCTCATGACGGGCGAGATGATCGACGCGGAGGAAGCGCTTCGCATCGGACTCGTGAACCGCGTCGTGCACGCTGCCGAGCTGATCGGAGCCGCGCAGATAATGTTGAAGCAGATCATGCAGAACGCGCCGCTCGCGGTCGCGCTCAGCATCGAAGCCGTGGACCGTGGACTCGGCATGACTCTCGACGAAGGTCTGACACTCGAGGCGAATCATTTCGGCTTGCTCGCCGCAACTGACGACATGAAGGAAGGAATGTCGGCATTTCTCGAGAAGCGCACGCCGGGCTTCAACGGACGCTGACGGAGACGCGGAAGCGTCGCCCTGACGGCTGGCTGCATACCAATGGCGCTTCTCGATCGTCTATCGATCCGTGACTTCCGCAACGTCGTGCGTGCAGAGCTCGCGTTTCCGGCCGAGGGTGTAGTCATCATTGGCGACAACGGCCAGGGCAAGACAAACATTCTGGAAGCGATCTACTACTTCCAGCTTCTCCGCTCGGTTCGCGGAGCGCGCGACGCAGATCTCGTGCGCTTCGGCGCAAGCGCGTTTCATCTGCACGCAACAGTTGCAACCAACGGTGAGCACGAGATCTCCGCCGCGTTCGGTCGCGGGCGAAAGCGCGTGACCGCCGACGGCGCGGAGGTGAAGCGCTTGAGTGGCGCGCTCGGTTCGCTTCCGGCCGTCGTGATATCGCCGCGCGATGTCGCGCTCGTGAGCGGATCGCCGAGTGAGCGACGGCGATTTCTGGACGTCGCGCTCGCGCTCACTTCACCACGCTACCTCAGCGCGCTGCAGCAGTACCGTGCGGCACTCACGCAGCGCAACGCCGCATTGCGCGGAGTTGCGCGCGGAGTCCAGTCCGATGAAAGCGTGGCTGCATGGGAGCCCGCGCTTGCCGCGAGCGGTGCAGTTCTACTGGCTGAGCGGATCGCGTGGATGGATCAGCACGAGCGCGAGTACACGCGCATCACCGCCGCGATCGGCGAGCCCGAGCCGATGACCATGCGCTACGTGACGTCGACCGCGAATCCGCGAGACGCTGCCGACGAATTGAGCGACACGCTCGCTCGCAAGCGCACGCTGGATATTCGCAGGGGATTGACGCACGCCGGGCCGCATCGGGACGACGTTGCAATGCAGATCGGCGGACATGATCTGCGCACTTTTGGCTCCGGCGGTCAGCAGCGCACCGCCGCCATCACGCTCCGATTGCTGGAGGCAGAGACACTCAAGGCGCATGCTGGCACTGATCCGTTGCTGCTTCTGGACGATCCGTTCGCGGAGCTGGACGTGCGTCGCAGCGCGCACATCCTCGCGTTGCTTCAGGAGGCTGTGACCGGGCAGACGATCCTGACCGTGCCACGCGCGGGCGACATACCGCCAAACCTGAGCAGACTGGTGCGGTGGCACATAGCCGCCGGCGCGATCGCGTCTGGAGTGGCACCCGGGGGCGAGAGTGTCCGATAAAAAACGCACTCCTGAACGGATCTCCGACGCACTCAGTTTCTACCTGAAGGAAGCCGGGCTGGACGTCCGCATGGTCCAGTCCGCAGTCGTGCCGGAATGGGCCGAGCTGGTTGGGCGCGACATTGCCGCCGTGACCGAGCCGCTGTTCGTGACGCCCGACGGATCGCTGTTCGTGGCGGTCCGGACAAATGCCTGGATGACTGAGCTGCAGCTCATGGAGCCGCAGCTGGTAAGGGCATTGAATACCGATCCCGCGCGCCCGCGGGTCCGAAAGCTCCGGTTCCAGTTGGCGCGGCCGGTCTGACACCGCCAAGTTGTTGTCGCACAATAGCTTACAGCGTGCCACGACGCTTGCCAATGGGGTCCGTTCCGGTTATATTATAGAGTCTACGGCACCGTTGCATTCGGTATTTATTCGGTAGCCGTCCCACGCCAATTTTGGTCGCGTAAATGGCTGTCAAAGAAAAGATCGATCGCACGACTTCGCATTACGATGCGGAGAACATTCAGGTTCTCAAGGGGCTGGAGGCGGTTCGCAAGCGGCCCGGCATGTACATCGGATCGACATCCGCAACTGGTCTTCATCACCTCGTCTACGAGGTCGTCGACAACTCCATCGACGAAGCGCTCGCCGGACATGCGAGCGAGATCTCAGTCACGATCCACAAGGATGACTCGATCACCGTAGTCGATGACGGACGTGGAATTCCGGTCGACGTGCACCCGACCGAAGGTCTGCCCGGTGTCGAGCTCGCACTTACCGTGCTTCACGCCGGCGGCAAGTTCGACAAGAACAGCTACAAGGTTTCGGGCGGTCTGCACGGAGTCGGCGTTTCAGTCGTCAACGCGCTGTCGTCGCAGCTCAAGGTGTGGGTCCAGCGCGACGGCAAGATCTATTACATGGATTTCAACCGCGGCACGACCGTCACCAAGCTCAAGGTCGTTGGCACGGTTCCCAAAAACGACACCGGCACCAAGACCTGGTTCAAGCCGGATGAGTTGATATTCACCGACCTCGTTTACAAGTACGACACGCTTGCCAATCGCATGCGCGAGCTGGCGTACCTCAACAAGGGCGTCAGTATCACGCTGACGGACGAGCGCGTCGGACAGGAGAAGGCGGAGACATTTATCGCCCGCGGCGGTCTGCAGGAGATGGTCGCGTATCTCAACGCGCGCACCAAGCCGCTGCATCCCGAGGTCGTGTACATCGACACCACCCACGACGACATCGGGATCGAGATCGCGTTTCAGTACAACGACGGCTACAACGAGAACGTCTTCTCCTTCGTCAACAACATCAACACCCATGAAGGCGGAACTCACCTCACGGGCTTCAAGTCCGGCCTGACACGCGTCATCAACCAGTACCTCGGCCGCAGCAATCTCAACAAGAAGGACAAGGAGTCGACACTCTCCGGCGACGACGTGCGCGAGGGTCTCACGGCCGTCCTGTCCGTCAAGGTTCACGAGCCGCAGTTCGAAGGTCAGACCAAGACCAAGCTCGGCAACTCCGAAGTCGAAGGCGCCGTCAAGTCGGTGATGAACGACCTGCTCAACCGCTATCTGGACGAGCATCCGAAGGTCGCAAACATCATCATCGAGAAAGCGCTCTCCGCGTCGCGCGCTCGCGAAGCTGCGCGCAAGGCACGCGATCTCACGCGCAAGAAGAGTGCGCTCGACGTCGGCAACCTGCCAGGCAAACTGGCCGATTGCTCGCTCAGCGATCCGGTTCTCTGCGAGCTGTATCTCGTCGAGGGCGACTCCGCAGGTGGCTCGGCCAAGATGGGCCGCAACCGCAACTTCCAGGCGATCCTTCCTCTGCGCGGCAAGATCATCAATGTCGAGAAGGCACGTATCGACAAGGTGCTGTCCAACGAGGAAATCCGCACGATCATCACGGCGATCGGAGCCGGCATCCGCGACGACTTCACACTTGAATCGACGCGCTACCACAAGATCATTCTCATGGTGGATGCCGACGTTGACGGCGCGCACATCCGCACGCTGCTGCTGACCTTCCTCTTCCGGCAGATGCCGGAGCTCATCGAGGCCGGTTACATCTACCTCGCTCAGCCGCCGCTCTATCGCGTCGCCAAGGGGAAGGAAGAGTACTACGCCTACGACGAGAAGGAGCGCGACGATCTCATCGCGCGCCTTGGCGGCAACGACGGCAAGACGTCGGTCAACATCCAGCGCTACAAGGGGCTCGGTGAGATGAACCCCGACCAGCTCTGGAAAACCACGATGGACCCCAACACGCGCACCCTGCTCAAGGTCGACATGCAGGACGCCGTACAGGCCAACGAGATCTTCCAGACACTCATGGGAGATGACGTCGAGCCGCGCAGACA harbors:
- the recF gene encoding DNA replication and repair protein RecF (All proteins in this family for which functions are known are DNA-binding proteins that assist the filamentation of RecA onto DNA for the initiation of recombination or recombinational repair.) — protein: MALLDRLSIRDFRNVVRAELAFPAEGVVIIGDNGQGKTNILEAIYYFQLLRSVRGARDADLVRFGASAFHLHATVATNGEHEISAAFGRGRKRVTADGAEVKRLSGALGSLPAVVISPRDVALVSGSPSERRRFLDVALALTSPRYLSALQQYRAALTQRNAALRGVARGVQSDESVAAWEPALAASGAVLLAERIAWMDQHEREYTRITAAIGEPEPMTMRYVTSTANPRDAADELSDTLARKRTLDIRRGLTHAGPHRDDVAMQIGGHDLRTFGSGGQQRTAAITLRLLEAETLKAHAGTDPLLLLDDPFAELDVRRSAHILALLQEAVTGQTILTVPRAGDIPPNLSRLVRWHIAAGAIASGVAPGGESVR
- the gyrB gene encoding DNA topoisomerase (ATP-hydrolyzing) subunit B — its product is MAVKEKIDRTTSHYDAENIQVLKGLEAVRKRPGMYIGSTSATGLHHLVYEVVDNSIDEALAGHASEISVTIHKDDSITVVDDGRGIPVDVHPTEGLPGVELALTVLHAGGKFDKNSYKVSGGLHGVGVSVVNALSSQLKVWVQRDGKIYYMDFNRGTTVTKLKVVGTVPKNDTGTKTWFKPDELIFTDLVYKYDTLANRMRELAYLNKGVSITLTDERVGQEKAETFIARGGLQEMVAYLNARTKPLHPEVVYIDTTHDDIGIEIAFQYNDGYNENVFSFVNNINTHEGGTHLTGFKSGLTRVINQYLGRSNLNKKDKESTLSGDDVREGLTAVLSVKVHEPQFEGQTKTKLGNSEVEGAVKSVMNDLLNRYLDEHPKVANIIIEKALSASRAREAARKARDLTRKKSALDVGNLPGKLADCSLSDPVLCELYLVEGDSAGGSAKMGRNRNFQAILPLRGKIINVEKARIDKVLSNEEIRTIITAIGAGIRDDFTLESTRYHKIILMVDADVDGAHIRTLLLTFLFRQMPELIEAGYIYLAQPPLYRVAKGKEEYYAYDEKERDDLIARLGGNDGKTSVNIQRYKGLGEMNPDQLWKTTMDPNTRTLLKVDMQDAVQANEIFQTLMGDDVEPRRQFIEANAKFVSNLDV
- a CDS encoding DNA topoisomerase IB, coding for MRQTWLSRTGRKRGRFSYVTSSGKAVSAARAAQIDALAIPPAWTDVHIAASERAAIQAWGFDARGRKQYRYHPNAVKRGQRRKYYRVRQMARDLPAIRRRVSEDFRRKDFSPEKVHAAVILLLADGFFRIGNDRYAKENGTFGLTTLSKSHVAVDGDRISFDYVGKRSIRHRKTVVNRDLARFVESLLKVPGRRLFRYRDGDSAWHNVESGEVNDYLQEIAGFPYSAKDFRTWGGTLRAATVLADIGAAQSEREAKKNVATAIRLVAAELGNTPTICRESYVHPVVIERYLEHGDTIRLPASTNHRSARGSWTPEERALIQFLDEYFPDRRQRRRSGSE
- a CDS encoding DUF721 domain-containing protein gives rise to the protein MSDKKRTPERISDALSFYLKEAGLDVRMVQSAVVPEWAELVGRDIAAVTEPLFVTPDGSLFVAVRTNAWMTELQLMEPQLVRALNTDPARPRVRKLRFQLARPV
- a CDS encoding enoyl-CoA hydratase-related protein, with translation MSSYDFITFEVADRIATITVNRPDKLNALNSATIAELGAAIDDARVRQDVGGVILTGAGRAFIAGADISELQGQSPFVAKGRSRAGQEVFRRYEMCPKPVIAAVNGFALGGGCEIAMACHVRIASEHAKFGQPEVKLGILPGYGGTQRLPRLVGKGRALQLLMTGEMIDAEEALRIGLVNRVVHAAELIGAAQIMLKQIMQNAPLAVALSIEAVDRGLGMTLDEGLTLEANHFGLLAATDDMKEGMSAFLEKRTPGFNGR